Proteins encoded by one window of Acidimicrobiales bacterium:
- a CDS encoding Type 1 glutamine amidotransferase-like domain-containing protein, with translation MAGQILVSGAGRALMEKRHDPLHAYTLSLTGKEDPRVLFLGTATGDDPYYVLTFYETYSSDRCRPSHLRLFHITE, from the coding sequence ATGGCCGGACAGATCCTGGTGAGCGGTGCGGGACGGGCCCTGATGGAGAAGCGGCACGACCCGCTGCACGCCTACACGCTGTCGCTCACCGGCAAGGAGGACCCCCGGGTGCTGTTCCTGGGCACCGCCACCGGTGACGATCCGTACTACGTCCTCACGTTCTACGAGACCTACAGCTCCGACCGCTGCCGGCCATCCCACCTGCGGCTGTTCCACATCACCGAGAT